A single Phragmites australis chromosome 4, lpPhrAust1.1, whole genome shotgun sequence DNA region contains:
- the LOC133915116 gene encoding protein NRT1/ PTR FAMILY 5.7-like, producing the protein MEKGLRVGADEDHEEWVHDSSVDHRGRPPLRAATGSWKAAMFIILIEFSERLSYFGIATSLMIYLTKVLQEEMKVAAKNVNYWMSVTTLMPLLGGFVADGYLGRFSTVVFSTIVYLLGLVLLATTQLAPRLKPDHSLHLHGTLFFVGIYLVSVGTGGHKPALESFGADQFDESHAAERVQKMSFFNWWNCALCSGVLLGVTVIVYAQERVGWGAASVVLAAVMGASLVVFLAGWRFYRYRVPEGSPLTPLLQVVVAAARKRHLELPADAGELYEVKPQNIKMRLLCHTDQLRFLDKAAIVEHGGGEEARGPWLLATVTQVEETKLVLAMVPIWVSTLPFGMAVAQVSTFFIKQGSVMDRSLGPHFVLPPASIFALAAIGMIITVALYDKVLVPYMRRATGGVRGISILKRIGIGMAFTIVAMAVAAAVERRRLNAAAPASMSVFWLVPQLVLMGVGDGFALVGLQEYFYDQVPDNMRSLGIGLYLSVIGAGSFLSSLVITAADRASSRGGHASWFAKDLNRSRLDLFYSLLACIGAVNLVFYMLVAARYSYKTVKGAARVGDDKAGDIECAAAA; encoded by the exons ATGGAGAAAGGTTTGAGGGTTGGTGCTGACGAGGACCACGAGGAATGGGTGCACGATTCATCCGTAGATCACCGTGGGAGGCCTCCCCTCCGCGCCGCCACCGGGTCGTGGAAGGCCGCAATGTTCATCATCT TGATTGAGTTCAGCGAGAGGTTGAGCTATTTCGGGATCGCGACGAGCCTGATGATATACCTCACCAAGGTGCTGCAAGAGGAAATGAAGGTTGCGGCCAAGAACGTGAACTACTGGATGAGTGTCACCACGCTGATGCCGTTGCTTGGCGGCTTCGTCGCCGATGGGTACCTCGGGAGGTTCTCCACCGTCGTCTTCTCGACCATCGTCTACCTACTG GGTCTGGTCCTCCTGGCGACAACGCAGTTGGCGCCACGCCTGAAGCCTGACCACTCGCTGCACTTGCACGGGACGTTGTTCTTCGTCGGCATATACCTGGTGTCCGTCGGCACCGGCGGGCACAAGCCGGCGCTGGAGAGCTTCGGCGCCGACCAGTTCGACGAGAGCCACGCGGCGGAACGGGTACAGAAGATGTCCTTCTTCAACTGGTGGAACTGCGCGCTCTGCTCGGGCGTCCTGCTCGGCGTCACGGTCATCGTCTACGCCCAGGAGCGGGTCGGCTGGGGCGCCGCGAGCGTCGTGCTCGCGGCGGTCATGGGCGCCTCGCTCGTCGTCTTCCTCGCCGGGTGGCGGTTCTACCGGTACAGGGTGCCGGAGGGCAGCCCGCTGACGCCGCTGCTGCaggtcgtcgtcgccgccgcgagGAAGAGGCACCTCGAGCTGCCTGCCGACGCTGGTGAGCTGTACGAGGTGAAGCCGCAGAATATCAAGATGAGGCTGCTTTGCCATACCGACCAGCTTAG GTTTCTCGACAAGGCGGCCATAGTGGAGCACGGCGGAGGCGAGGAAGCGCGCGGGCCGTGGCTTCTGGCGACGGTGACGCAGGTGGAGGAGACGAAGCTGGTGCTGGCCATGGTGCCCATCTGGGTGTCCACGCTCCCCTTCGGCATGGCGGTGGCGCAGGTGTCcaccttcttcatcaagcaGGGCAGCGTGATGGACCGGAGCCTGGGCCCGCACTTCGTGCTCCCGCCGGCGTCGATCTTCGCGCTGGCCGCCATCGGCATGATCATCACCGTCGCGCTCTACGACAAGGTGCTTGTGCCATACATGCGGCGCGCCACGGGGGGCGTGCGCGGGATCAGCATCCTGAAGCGCATCGGCATCGGCATGGCGTTCACGATCGTGGCCATGGCCGTGGCGGCTGCCGTGGAGAGGCGGCGCCTCAACGCCGCGGCTCCGGCGTCCATGTCGGTGTTCTGGCTGGTGCCACAGTTGGTGCTGATGGGCGTCGGCGACGGGTTCGCGCTGGTGGGGCTCCAGGAGTACTTCTACGACCAGGTCCCCGACAACATGCGCAGCCTGGGCATCGGGCTGTACCTGAGCGTGATCGGCGCCGGCAGCTTCCTGAGCAGCCTggtgatcacggcggcggaccGCGCGAGCTCCCGTGGCGGGCACGCGAGCTGGTTCGCCAAGGACCTGAACCGCAGCAGGCTGGACCTCTTCTACTCGCTGCTCGCCTGCATCGGTGCCGTCAACCTCGTGTTCTACATGCTCGTCGCCGCCAGGTACTCGTACAAGACCGTCAAGGGCGCCGCCAGGGTCGGCGACGACAAAGCCGGCGACATTGAGTGCGCCGCCGCTGCTTGA